Sequence from the Pseudophryne corroboree isolate aPseCor3 chromosome 3 unlocalized genomic scaffold, aPseCor3.hap2 SUPER_3_unloc_6, whole genome shotgun sequence genome:
ctgagaattcaccaaacagAACAGGcatgtatgcaggattgacaaccaaagcactgacgagtatccagccctggagcaggatatttataccagctggtgagcagggattggctggataattacacagagCCCAGACTGTAgtggataggctgaaaacaacatgtgatgcaAAACAAGCATGGCTGCGTCCAATGTCTGAAACTGGAGGTAAAGTCTGTTTGTATTCCACATGTGAGAATCGtcagtaatggcggtggaggctGTAGAGGGTAGGAGACACCATACTTTGAACAGATGAATGCTTATTATGATGTCGCCATGTCAGCACTGCTGCGATCACAGAGAAGCACCTTGGGACACAGATATGCAGagcgctgcccgcagacagcgcaggtggaatccgggCCTGGAACGCCaggccagtctcagaaggcacttaccaggtaaataatgggggctaataacccggatcgtgacacttgttactgtggcaagtaaggtaacaattcacctgtGGGTTCTATATGACTGATAACATTTCTCCCTACACCATGAGCCAAAATggcttaaggaaaataacataaacatatagtatgttccccacactgaccatggcatatgaagatataatgacactaggaatatgtacaaaatgatgttttgataagatactgatgaatatgtacttgagcagaagaagaaatatatcacttatcaattgagacacgcttaccaaaagtatctatttatatctcgtgtttatagagctaaaatactatgatttacaattaatttactaTAACTCATACCCTTACTGATATATCTTTTGGCTTgctatatagacttgtgatagacctaggaagttttaCTTTTATGGACTAGCTAAAAATATAAAGGCTACAAGCACCTCTATAGGACTCATTAATGAAGAACTGAGAGACATTAGAGAAGGTATGATTCAATATCCAGTAGCCATCGATTAGTTACTGCTCAGAGAAGGTAGCGGATAggaacaatttaaaggaatgtgttttaatatctcagataattacaatcccattgaacagaaggtaaattactacaagatttacaggaacacatgaaccaatcggctgattgggatctttttggatggatgggagctagtatttctaagtggctatctcaagtgttacattatgtcatgatgataattcttATAATTCTCATAATCTATGTAAGCATCAAATGTCTGCCGGCCCTTGGTCGTCAGTGTGGCAAAATACTAACACCCCAAAGAAAGCCAAAAACTAATCTTATGGTGATGACCCCGGTTACCTACACTGCGGTAGCCCACACATGATCACACTAACAGAAATATACACTTAATAGGTGCTTACATGCTTttgcttcatacacacacacagcaagaagaacctcaacctatagccagggtaaagaaacaacatgttctgtcgctatctcttccatttctcttatctatacaagttttcgggagggttgaggcttttcgcatcgatactcagcggactagtgccagcgattgtatccagagaacgggttttccttattctatctcacatctcacactactccactcatcaccagacaaatcatttacacatggtgagtatttgatttattatatgatagttgtttagagattaaacaaaacggtggaatgttgaagttatatcaaatatcctgtattgtctcattaattgtgctatgattcttgatattataatgttcccttaaacagtgttttcttttagtatagagttactatgcacagagtaatattctccctcaacccttgagcatcatttgattaggtgtttacgtggctagtagcaaggcctgTGTGTAGATAACGAGAgctcaatgatattgtatgagactttgtgtcagaacaaggacatatcatggaatatctgatggacaTTCACTTTGgacaacacgttattatgaacaagaatgacctttatgacaacgaagcctattagagaacctaattgttatgtataggagattcaagattcatggacaagtctgccatcttatggataaaaccactctctttaattagctaatctgaccatatttggcatttcccctaattgttcatcaaccaatgtatctccatgatttaatctatatgtacgccttgtgtgtaaataagctctgaataattgtataatgttatggtataaataatgtaaagtcagtgttctaaagacacaggctcattgatgaattctgtcttggtccacgctcctctgcgcagaatattgggtgtggttccctctttgataataaattctgtatgctgaatatcatcacaacggagaactctctattattattataattcggctttaacaccagacttgttgtattgggactgtttaccatctccttttctttttgttttcccttgagacagaaagggctgaaaagccggaattttaggcttgaatttgcatgtggaaggaaacttcacttttttggagtctgcttctgactccaagatactggttaattctttaccaaaaagaatatctccagtaaaaggtaaacactccaaaacctttttggattctgaatcagctttccatgtacgtagccaaaccactctgcgagcggctactgctgaagctgatgcctgagaggcaatagtacccatattcattgcaacctgtttgatatgtgctacaTGAAATTTTTGCTCTCTATATGCAATTGAAAGAACcatttccaatgcatcagcccaggcagccactgcttttgccagccaggctGGCAATTGATTGATTGATCGATTGATtgatcttatgattgccccagacggggcaaaatatttttttttaccaaaaaccatcaactctcctatccatgacaccatttaatgatgttgaaggcagaggtaatgtggaTATTCCCACTAatagaattacatgcgtatctactttgggggccacctccctgtttaaacagtcctcagccagaagaggataactggaattccatttccttggaattctaaatttcttactgggtgtaaccaaaGCCTCTTCTATAAATTTCCTTCAGCTgtcctgacccaggaaactcagtcctgactgttttgggacatttaaacacaggtgacttggattttaacacaggctctgctgattattctaaggatagaatggctttcatcgcattaattaactcagatacgtccactgagctgagaccttccgcctcagcttcgtatgcagaaccagagtgtaatgagtcttcattctccaacgaatcctcatctgaagcatgtgtagactgtaaagatattgtttcatgtctatgtgatttacttaccactgtcctttcagcctgtttttgttgtgaggctgctgcttcccctgctggatgtgataaaccccaggtggaatgctgcatgtaagggttaatagtgtaacctaaccctggtacagaagttggaattatccgctcagctacactggatattgtctataaaaaggtagcccatgggggttcaacttgcacctgtgtcctccttggatttGTCAAGACTTTGATGAAAGCTAAAACTAtgtttctgaaccagatcctgataggttaacccagctttgacaaacatgatgagtattggtgttgctgtgagtgtattttcctcacccttgccgctcttagacatgataaataatcagacacttgcacagtgtactacacaatttgtgactgtaatcacttaaaattttgttaaagtgacataaaatccgaccctaccttgctttgcacaagcattgaagatcggaatagtcagaaaaaaactgacagaattatagtaaatgcagcagtcacaggttatacattagtataatcagCAAtaggagcacataatcaactacaaatacatttcaagtatgttggAGAAACCTATTACTGATAGAGCAGCAAgcgactggaaccggaagtgacattgggCACGCACACACAAGGACGCACACGAGGATGGAGCGACAAGGTGCTAGAGCCGTGAGCCgggggagccagaagccggcagcaagggggaagccagcggCCGGGGAGAGACAATAGTCAGGAGGAAGCAGTGGCcggagggagccagcagccggtggggaagggagcctgcagccggggagaacaacttctgtgcaGAGATCAGTGGAGCAGGGAGAagataagtattaactttccctattagcttttcccactgtgttgtataactgattgtcttcctttgtccattactgcattttattgttgagtccctgtatttgtactaaatttatccttatcctatccatttatttatatatatttgtttttatttgtttattgtcccttattcctttattttatttatttattatttgtcagtgagacagtgtctctggcacagcggtgtaatcatgatgtgtgtgtgtgtgtgtgctgagtagtgagtactgctagcagcaagtcttacagcttaactgcagtgtagcagtgtggtgggggtggggagaagggggttgctacaccaatgagtcaaggaatggaggagTGGTTGGATggtactcacacagcaggtggtgaaaagcttaaaaaggaggagtggttggaaggggaaggaactggtaggttcagaagggattagtaaggactctcaagggaaattggagtgggatcccagaggtaccaaactgggtaaagagcagcttttaggaaggaaattggtgagccagaccctgtgtttgacccttccctgcctcatgtggggtggatccttggactctccagttcctcaggaggctgtggattcttcttgcccactacctggtggttctgtggtcatctcaggccatgaacctcccagataccaggcctccagataaacatgaaatggtcatggagatggtcctgggctctgtagaggaggaggtggaatagcaaaggaaagttgtgtcccttctgaaggggcaatggtggacattgtgaatggtgaagggaaggttttgtgggtgaagagggagttatgccatatatcccagaagtatgggtcctcagcctatatgatgtgccaccattaatgtggcctcTGTCTTGTctgaccaagcttgatttatgggctttgtcatttttataagcaggataaaggctgagttttttatttctgcagtagactagaataagccgagacagtcccacttccattataccacctgaatgtgacggtcagtgaccaccgtgccatcacttacctgtatgcttacacgaaacagaatgatggaacacttacacggtttctttacatcttctggggtccactccgagattaaacattatggcgtaattactcagacgggaatataaaatagaataaaaagaagctataatgtaataattagatgcaaacaaaagcttttattatgaaatcatacaggggagtatccgcaccatatagatgtaacatacaacaaaccaccgcagatggaacccgggtgactctaatgcacatggtaatgtacagggtatatatggataggatcttgtatcagaaaacactcagcactccttatcaagatgagtgtctgcaacaagttaggcaaactagaagtgaaaacacgttccaatggccgccatattgtcgtgcagcaatacagattgtgcaaactggtattagacattcacatttacacaaagcacaagatacaaaataaacagcagaaaaaagacctaagcatttgggatgtattatttaggaagtaaatagaggtacattaatgaaaagcgtgagtaacagtcattaGTCtgtttgtgaaggtctctagagtggaggcctcttggactgtgcaaggcagcgagttccatggtcagggctgcaaaactaaacgttcaacccataaatgaatgacaggagattcttggtactgctggtaacagtccttcatctgtagaagcaagcaagcagggcagtaaggaggcagaagctgcttctagtaccttggaccatgtaatgttgggctgggaaggtcagttagccaataaTGAAATAGAttttccatcttacaggcagccggtgaagggagtagagaatgggtgttaggaGGCAGGAACGGGcaggttaggtaacagcttggctgctgcattctgtactagctgcaagctttgtaattcttttgctgggtgacccaggtagatggcattgcagtagtctatgaacttctgagggaatcaagtgcttgattctggctatggtccacagatggaagaatgaggatttgtatgtggcagatacctgatgtctgtgtcagccacataccaggacaacacaaagattcagcacatgttcagtattttgcaattctgaacaccaaagcataaatccagatggttggtaaagctgtagtcttgtcctttgttggggagcttctattatgtttcacaaagactgagtcacagccaactggcatcatccacccctggcgctcagctagacaaccatttattggtattcggttctcagtacatggagcaaaaagcaggtcatctgcatagcagtggtagaccaggccatgacgtctgattatatcacccagtggtagcatgtatattttataaagcataggagataggattcacccgaggaacattggacgacagtgataattatactccagaagatgtaaatggttccgtacttgggtaatgtctaatgtgttcaacaagagcggatttatttctctcacagcatgaaaatggcttctcatctgtgtgactcctctgatgtgtaacaagatgtgatttatatgcaaaacatttcccacactcagaacaggaaaatggcttctcacctgtgtaactgctctgatgtgtaacaagatgtgatttctgtgcaaaacatttcccacactcagaacaggaatacggcttctcacctgtgtgacttctctcatgccgATCAAGAGCTTATTTCCCGACCAACATCCTGCTGATATATCCTGCTCCCTACTACGTTCTCGTTGGAAATTGCTCCACAGGGGTGTTCCAGTGTGCTGCATCTTTTGGTGTCTGTGCTGTCTCTAGCTGCAGAAAAACCTTGGCATTGCGGAGCTGCGTAGTGCGGCCTACATCCTGGGTGTCGCGGCCGGCCTCACTGCCTGACATTGTGCTGTGCGCAAGTTCACTTCCAGctacggctctcctctcctgaccacTCCGGCTGGTGGGCTGCTGATTCGGGGACTGCTGGCACTGACTGGCTGTGGTGGGAGACTACTACATCACCGAGATTGACCGCATGTTTACTGTGGCCAAACTTACCTGCTGCGGATCCGCCACTTCTACTACCCGACTATTTACCCAAGCTGAATGCGGGGCGGCTTCTTCTGAGTGGTGCTTTTAACTCCGTGTCTGTGCCGCTGCTGTCGCCTTATATTGCGAGCGGAATCCTTGCATTTTGGCCGACCCTGTGAGCAGCTTATTAAGAGTGCTTTCCCGCCACGGAGATGCCATCTTTTGACCGGGCCCCTAGGAACTTCATTACTTCTCTCCTATGCTTCCCTAGTGAGTGCACACCTTTTTTTCACTATAGCTCTCTGCTGAACACTGAGGTCTCCTTCATCATGAACACACAGAACTGCCATTTCTTCTGCGTTTCATACCTCTGATATTGACTGTTTGAGACTGGACCTTTCTAATATTTCTATCTGCTATTCAGTGCTTCTTTACATATTACTGGCTTCGGTGAGGCACCCCCTGCAGCCATGTTTAACCCTGCTAGTACCTCTGAACATCTAACCTCCTCTATCCTGAAGGCTGCTATGGAATCTGAGAAAAGGATTCTTGCTATGTTTGGAGAAGAGACTGTTGCGGTGCCCGTTTCTCCTGAACAGTCTGCCTGCCTACCTGTGTTGATGCCCTCGGAGCCCTTGGGTGAGCCTGTGGGTTTCCGCTACACAACAAGTTATAAATTGGGGGAGTTGCGGATTAATCCCATGCGTATTCGCCGTTATTCCTGGTTGGCGATGGTGCATGGGATGTCAGCGGCAGTCTCCATCTCGTCATTAGGACTGTGTGGACCCACACCATCTCATTCAGGGCCTCAAAATGTGACTTTTTGAACACTGGAGAACTGTACTGTATCACATTGCAGTCCGTTGAGGTGCTAGGGAGGGGGATGGATTTCCATTCTGTAATTTTTGTGGACCTGAGGCCTTTACTCTTCTCTACTTGGATAATGCTGTACAAGATGGCTGATGACTCCATTTGTTTGCTGGTTACTGTTTGTGAATTGTTGGGCTATATGGTTCCGGAATGGGCCCGTCCCCCAGACTGAATTTGTTTCTTTCCAAGTCTGTGTACTGATTCACTGTTGCCAGGACCCTCGCTATGTTTTATTCTCACGGATTCTCTGTAAAATATTGTCCATTCTCATGTTTTTTGTATGTCTTATTATTGGCATAACTTTACTACATAGTTCCACACTATGTTTAATTTGAAAATTTTTCATTTAAGAGCTTATGTATCTAGATACGCATTGGAATATCTATTGGGTATAGCAAACACTATCCTTCATATTTTATGTTCACATATGTAAGTTTATACGTGGAAGTTCTACTAGAGTTAGATCCTTTGATATTATCTTTTCAGTTGCCCCAGTCATATATCTATTTTATTTATCCTCATtttgggtatgggggggggggtttagggcttAGACAAGTTAAGTAGCTTAGGTGGGCGGGTTATGGGGATCCAGGTATActtaggttggggttaggttatacagggtgcGGGGTTTGTTTTGATTTAGTTAGAGACTGTAGGGTTTTgttttattctgtttagatttatggcAGATGTCTCcggaattatatatatttttttcaatattcCTTCACTCTATGCCTATTCTATTCATGGCCTGCAATATAGTTATCTCTGTATCTCTATATTCCTCAGCTATAGGTTACTCTCACTTTATCCTAGATATGtgagctcacatggcgcctgtgTGCTCCTATTGCTTAATGTTATACTGATGAGTGCTTTATATATCCTGTTTTTGTTGGGTATGTATTGTAATTTTATTTGGTATACATTGTCTGACAGTACTCCTGTCGGCATATTGCATGCTCTACTGTATCTGCCATGATTGTGACGCACaaaacgcgttggaggcacagaGCTACAGTTTACCATTTGACCGTCCCGAATTCCCTGACGCCGAGCCGCAGTGTGACGCCATCGAGCCGCGACTTAACAACTAACCGCGATCTCCCACCGCTGGACGCAGTGGCACGGGAGAAGAGGACTTACCATACTACATCTTGGAGCCCTGCATGGTACCGGTTAGTAGTTAGGGAAAGTTAGAACTTCCACATTTTGTGAAATCGTGACGGACTGAGCtcaaattctccaaaaggagctgtaaacacgtTTTGTATTAACAAATTTTTCTTACAGGTGCCACTTTCTTATAATTCTCATAATTTTTAGCGCTCGTTACAAGTATTTTAATAATtgtttgttgtattttttttttttggggggggggggttaaaaaacttacaataaagaatacacaatttaaaaaaaagagcTTATATCCCACACCGAGAacgggaatatggcttctcacctgtgtgaattctctgatgtgtaacaagagcggatttctgtgcgaaacatttcccacactcagaacaggaaaatggcatctcacctgtgtgcgcatgctgatgaataacaaattgtgatttgtgtgcaaaacatttcccacactcagaacaggaatacggcttctcacctgtgtgacttctctgatgtataacaaaatgtgatttgtgtgcaaaacatttcccacactcagaacaggaatacggcttctcacctgtgtgacttctctgatgtataacaagatctgatttccgtgcaaaacatttcctacactcagaacaggaatatggcttctcacctgtgtgacttctctgatgactaacaagttggtatttcgatgaaaaacatttcccacactcagaacaggaatacggcttctcacctgtgtgacttctctgatgactaacaagttggtatttcgatgaaaaacatttcccacactcagaacaggaatacggcttctcacctgtgtgacttctctgatgtataacaaaatgtgatttgtgtgcaaaacatttcccacactcagaacaggaatacggcttctcacctgtgtgacttctctgatgtataacaagatctgatttcgatgaaaaacatttcccacactcagaacaggaatatggcttctcacctgtgtgacttctctgatgtataacaagatgtgatttccgtgcaaaacatttcctacactcagaacaggaatatggcttctcacctgtgtgacttctctgatgactaacaagatggtatttcgatgaaaaacatttcccacactcagaacaggaatacggcttctcacctgtgtgacttctctgatgtgtaacaaaatgtaatttctgtgcaaaacatttcccacactcagaacaggaatatggcatgtcacctgtgtgacttctctcatgtctaacaagatatgatttatatgtaaaacatttcccacactcagaacatggaaatggcctctcacctgccttagctggctgatgagtaataaggtttgtgttctgtgtaaaacatttggcatctatagaccagggaaacactgtatctactctcagagctgtaacagatgcaccaatatcagagtgatcaggagaacatttcccaggatcagagggatcagctgatagagctggatgtataattggggtaatggggttagctcctggagaatacTGTCTACTGTCATAATTGgttatttcagaatccagggataacattagatgtccttctgtgatattcctgcttgtgtgtccatctgctggaaataaaatacattaatatatataatgagtagacaagacccagggtgttacaggatacaatatataattctataacagacatttttacctgtaatcattgcttttatgtttattaaaaaacaaaaaaaagctaggatgcttagactggaccttgatcaacactgaacgctcatgtgagattactagaggtgacgtggacgctcatgtgggattacaagaggtgacgtggacgctcacgtgggattacaagaggtgacgtggacgctcacgtgggattactagaggtgacgtggacgctcacgtgggattactagaggtgacgtggacgctcacgtgggattactagaggtgtcacGGGcgatcacgtgggattactagaggtgacacaggcgatcacgtgggatcactagaggtgacacggacgctcatgtgggatcactagaggtgacacggacgctcatgtgggatcactagaggtgacacggacgctcatgtgggatcactagaggtgacatggatgctcatgtgggattactagaggtgacatggacgctcatgtgggattactggagttgacatggacgttcatgtgggattactggaggtgacacggatgctcatgtgggattactagaggtgacatggacgctcatgtgggattactagaggtgacatgggctttgcaataaaaaaacaccaaaaaagagacagtgctgtcctgtttgcacactaataaataatatataaccttcattaagtacagtaaagtatgtaagataaatccgtgatatattaaacacaaaggtaaatgtataaaggtgaataaagtaataaagaaacaagtgtatttgttgttaaacatcagcatgtatattatattgggtgataactgattcagtgctaataatcctgttcagtaagaatatagtaatacacaggttctcaaactcggtcctcaggaccccacacggtgcatgttttgcaggtatcctcacagaatcgcaagtgaaataattaactccacctgtggaccttttaaaatgtgtcagtgagtaattaatacacctgtgcacctgctgggttacctgcaaaacatgcaccgtgtggggtcctgaggaccgagtttgagaaccactgtagtaatatattacacccatacgaggatgggataaattacacattgaataatattgtggcagagtatcctccagcggtaatctcaatgtgaaatcatactgtatgtataaacattttatgggggggattcagttcatcgcaaaaactccctatccaattagccgcaaaaagttattgctgataattctccataggttttttattttgctgACAAATATCTGCGCACGGAGCAGTTGTGCGGTGTTAGGAGGAACTCATttaaaaaggctttttagatgtttcctactgtattgtcttactgaccaatagtttccaactgtattgtcttactgacctatagtttcctactgtattgtcttactgacctatagtttcttactgtattgtcttactgacctatagtttcttactgtattgtcttactggcctatagtttcttactgtattgtcttactgaccaatagtttcctactgtattgtcttactgacctatagtttcttactgtattgtcttactgacctatagtttcctactgtattgtcttactggcctatagtttcttactgtattgtcttactgacctatagtttcctactgtattgtcttactgacctatagtttcttactgtattgtcttactgacctatagtttcctactgtattgtcttactggcctatagtttactgtattgtctaactgacctatagtttcctattgtattgtcttactgacctatagtttcccactgtattatcttactgacctacagtttcccactgtattgccttactgaccttcttttctactgtattgtcttactgacctatagtttcctactgtattgccttactgacctatagtttccttctgtattacatagtaacatagtttctctaacgtcctagtggatgctggggactccgtcaggaccatggggaatagcggctccgcaggagacagggcacaaaagcaagcttttaggatcacatggtgtgtactggctcctccccctatgaccctcctccaagcctcagttaggtttttgtgcccgtccgagaagggtgcaatctaggtggctctcttaaagagttgcttagaaaaagtttttaggttctttattttcagtgagtcctgctggcaacaggctcactgcatcgagggacttaggggagagaatttcaactcacctgcgtgcaggatggattggattcttaggctactggacaccattagctccagagggagtcggaacacaggtctcgccctggggttcgtcccggagccgcgccgccgaccccccttgcagatgctgaaaattgAAGAGGTCCgggaccaggcggcagaagactttcagtcttcctcaggtagcgcacagcactgcagctgtgcgccattgtctgtcagcacacttcacacagcggtcacggagggtgcagggcgcgggggggggcgccctggcagcaatgtagaatacctgtatggcgaaaaatacatcacatatagcccttgaggctatatggatgtatttaacc
This genomic interval carries:
- the LOC134984501 gene encoding zinc finger protein OZF-like isoform X2 yields the protein MKGEEETYVRGDQQCKEEEIPTDISTADGHTSRNITEGHLMLSLDSEITNYDSRQYSPGANPITPIIHPALSADPSDPGKCSPDHSDIGASVTALRVDTVFPWSIDAKCFTQNTNLITHQPAKAGERPFPCSECGKCFTYKSYLVRHERSHTGDMPYSCSECGKCFAQKLHFVTHQRSHTGEKPYSCSECGKCFSSKYHLVSHQRSHTGEKPYSCSECRKCFARKSHLVIHQRSHTGEKPYSCSECGKCFSSKSDLVIHQRSHTGEKPYSCSECGKCFAHKSHFVIHQRSHTGEKPYSCSECGKCFSSKYQLVSHQRSHTGEKPYSCSECGKCFSSKYQLVSHQRSHTGEKPYSCSECRKCFARKSDLVIHQRSHTGEKPYSCSECGKCFAHKSHFVIHQRSHTGEKPYSCSECGKCFAHKSQFVIHQHAHTGEMPFSCSECGKCFAQKSALVTHQRIHTGEKPYSCSECGKCFAQKSHLVTHQSSYTGEKPFSCSECGKCFAYKSHLVTHQRSHTDEKPFSCCERNKSALVEHIRHYPSTEPFTSSGV
- the LOC134984501 gene encoding zinc finger protein OZF-like isoform X1, translated to MKGEEETYVRGDQQCKEEEIPTDISTDGHTSRNITEGHLMLSLDSEITNYDSRQYSPGANPITPIIHPALSADPSDPGKCSPDHSDIGASVTALRVDTVFPWSIDAKCFTQNTNLITHQPAKAGERPFPCSECGKCFTYKSYLVRHERSHTGDMPYSCSECGKCFAQKLHFVTHQRSHTGEKPYSCSECGKCFSSKYHLVSHQRSHTGEKPYSCSECRKCFARKSHLVIHQRSHTGEKPYSCSECGKCFSSKSDLVIHQRSHTGEKPYSCSECGKCFAHKSHFVIHQRSHTGEKPYSCSECGKCFSSKYQLVSHQRSHTGEKPYSCSECGKCFSSKYQLVSHQRSHTGEKPYSCSECRKCFARKSDLVIHQRSHTGEKPYSCSECGKCFAHKSHFVIHQRSHTGEKPYSCSECGKCFAHKSQFVIHQHAHTGEMPFSCSECGKCFAQKSALVTHQRIHTGEKPYSRSRCGI